The Phoenix dactylifera cultivar Barhee BC4 unplaced genomic scaffold, palm_55x_up_171113_PBpolish2nd_filt_p 000304F, whole genome shotgun sequence genome contains a region encoding:
- the LOC120105511 gene encoding protein RKD5-like, producing the protein MTHEHPPSTTMDSSSSSSSSSSSSNNHHPHPPPSLLSFLAVFKNVLNQELIRSVHAYRIVSEEEGEGRELWVEREFLFSPTSHLEITAPIPRQLLLADPVVRGGVRHRPRFHEGQNIGLWLCILAFDSATAAAISQPLPIPPILSFSSNPRLQSVPTLSCDLQKVFQLRCETENQELMHVVSEEILADKENEFSRPMKNAPDYDEDQLLHSCPIMKQATSDNQQSPEIVPEVGASRKKKRAAAEHVANISLTDLVKCFNLPIVEASRNLNVGLTVLKRKCREFGIPRWPHRKIKSLDTLIHNLQEEVHRQEKEDKAAAARAATKRKRMLETEKKGIERSPFMELQGETKRFRQDVFKRRHKEKVLSKKCQQPSPEVHNCFHN; encoded by the exons atgacccatgagcATCCTCCATCAACCACCAtggactcctcctcctcctcctcctcctcctcctcgtcttcCAACAATCACCACCCACATCCAcccccttctcttctctcctttctcgctgttttcaaaaaCGTCCTCAACCAAG AGCTAATCAGGAGCGTGCATGCCTACCGAATCGTTTCCGAGGAGGAAGGTGAGGGGAGGGAGCTGTGGGTGGAGAGGGAGTTCCTCTTCTCTCCCACCTCCCACCTCGAGATCACTGCGCCGATCCCCCGCCAGCTCCTCCTGGCGGATCCAGTGGTGCGTGGTGGCGTCCGCCATCGGCCGAGGTTCCACGAGGGACAAAATATTGGCCTTTGGCTTTGTATTCTAGCATTCGACTCTGCCACCGCCGCTGCCATATCGCAGCCTCTTCCCATCcctcccatcctctccttctccag caatccaagattacagtctgtGCCAACTTTGTCCTGTGATCTTCAAAAGGTTTTCCAGTTGAGGTGCGAAACCGAAAACCAAGAGCTGATGCATGTTGTTTCAGAAGAAATCCTTGCAGACAAAGAAAATGAGTTTTCTCGGCCAATGAAAAATGCACCTGATTATGATGAAGATCAACTCTTACACTCTTGTCCCATAATGAAACAAGCAACTTCAGATAATCAACAGTCCCCTGAAATTGTACCTG AAGTTGGAGCAtccaggaagaagaagagagctgCAGCAGAGCATGTAGCTAATATTTCTTTAACTGATCTTGTTAAGTGCTTCAATCTTCCAATCGTAGAAGCTTCGAGAAATTTAAATGTCGGATTGACTGTACTGAAGAGGAAATGTAGAGAATTTGGTATACCTCGTTGGCCACATCGGAAGATCAAGTCTCTTGACACTCTTATACACAATCTCCAG GAAGAGGTTCATAGACAGGAGAAAGAGGACAAAGCAGCTGCAGCCAGAGCAGCCACTAAGAGGAAGAGAATGCTAGAAACCGAAAAGAAGGGTATTGAGAGGAGCCCATTCATGGAGTTGCAGGGAGAAACTAAGAGGTTCAGGCAAGATGTTTTTAAAAGAAGACATAAGGAAAAAGTTCTGAGCAAGAAATGCCAACAACCTTCTCCTGAGGTTCACAACTGCTTCCATAATTGA